The following is a genomic window from Magnetospirillum sp..
CGTATCCAAGGAACTCGGGGGCAGGCCAACACGCGGCAGACGCCGGCCCGGGCGACCTTCAAAGAAAAGCTTTCGACCTGCTGCCGATTTTTTGAGGTGAATGATCCAATGAATACGGGGACGGTCCGAAGACCGTCCCCGCGATACGTTTATCGAGAGCGCGTCCGAAGACGCGGGAAGTTAGCGGAACAGACCCAACAGAACCGAGGGCTGCTGGTTGGCGATCGACAGCGACTGGATGCCGAGCTGCTGGCGAACCTGCAGCGCCTGCACCGAAGCCGAAGCCTTGCCGATGTCCGCGTCGACGATGGCGCCGAGACCGGTCGTCGTTGCGTCCACG
Proteins encoded in this region:
- a CDS encoding flagellin, which translates into the protein MDATTTGLGAIVDADIGKASASVQALQVRQQLGIQSLSIANQQPSVLLGLFR